A genome region from Purpureocillium takamizusanense chromosome 8, complete sequence includes the following:
- the MEU1 gene encoding S-methyl-5'-thioadenosine phosphorylase (BUSCO:EOG09263KB4~COG:F~EggNog:ENOG503NV1I), whose translation MATLPTTFDKPIHIAVIGGTGLAHLEGYEPVAVLSPVTPWGSPASPISILSHNGVNIAFLARHGVHHQFAPHEVPNRANIAALRHIGVRCVIAFSAVGSLQEEIKPMDFVVPDQVIDRTKGVRPFTFFEGGVVGHVGFADPFDAGLAAVVKRCAEHMEGEGVVLHDKGTVICMEGPQFSTRAESHMYRSWGGSVINMSTLPEAKLAREAEMAYQVIAMATDYDCWHSFEDVNVEMVGKYMQANSKNAKRLVAGVLDQLAKLDNSDLVMAKHWAGASQGAVKFMTKPEGRDPEAMKRVEYLFPEFWEEP comes from the exons ATGGCCACGCTTCCAACCACTTTCGACA AGCCCATCCATATCGCCGTCATTGGTGGTACGGGACTCGCGCATCTTGAGGGGTATGAGCCCGTGGCCGTCCTTAGCCCCGTCACGCCATGGGGCTCTCCTGCGTCACCCATCAGCATTCTCTCGCACAACGGTGTCAACATCGCTTTTCTTGCTCGGCACGGCGTGCATCACCAATTCGCCCCACACGAGGTTCCCAATCGAGCCAACATTGCTGCCCTCCGACACATCGGCGTGCGCTGTGTGATTGCCTTCTCTGCTGTTGGTTCCCTGCAGGAAGAGATTAAGCCCATGGACTTCGTGGTTCCAGACCAGGTCATCGACCGAACCAAGGGCGTGCGACCCTTCACCTTTTTCGAAGGCGGTGTCGTCGGTCATGTTGGTTTCGCGGACCCATTCGACGCAGGCCTCGCTGCCGTGGTCAAGAGGTGTGCCGAGCACATGGAGGGAGAGGGTGTCGTCCTCCACGACAAAGGAACCGTGATCTGCATGG AGGGGCCCCAGTTCTCGACGCGCGCCGAATCCCACATGTACCGGTCATGGGGCGGCTCCGTCATCAACATGTCGACGCTCCCAGAGGCCAAGCTCGCGCGCGAAGCCGAGATGGCGTATCAGGTCATTGCCATGGCCACCGATTACGACTGTTGGCACTCGTTTGAGGACGTCAACGTCGAAATGGTTGGCAAGTATATGCAGGCCAATAGCAAGAATGCCAAGCGCCTTGTCGCCGGTGTCCTGGACCAGCTCGCGAAGCTTGACAACAGCGACTTGGTCATGGCGAAGCACTGGGCCGGCGCAAGCCAGGGAGCTGTCAAATTCATGACCAAGCCAGAAGGACGGGACCCCGAGGCCATGAAGAGAGTCGAATACCTCTTCCCCGAATTCTGGGAGGAGCCTTGA
- a CDS encoding uncharacterized protein (COG:S~EggNog:ENOG503P30B) → MTPQSGFPAHGDVVDIGGSAMHGNVGQRLERTLTAVYNPRDKPTLPDELLYDDIGLPIWNKIIFTPEFYQTHDEIELFRQHGAKIVDRLGAGTTIIDLGAGDTRKVEHLLAAFESARKPATYLALDISKASLAHNIAYLVDKHPMPDSMVDCVGLWGTFQDGKEYVDDIETPRLFVSLGSVLCNDPWLQALNHLKYWAQGMRPHDLLLVGMDGHLLPSDEAKIWAAYHSRDDLYRSFFLNGFEHANRLVGEKWFCEQDWEFLAQLEKEPTTRHRFFFRAKRDVVLRKLGRIIQAGQELDWFDSHKYGEDSVRLMCAKAGLTVVDAWQTPNSQFFQYLLKTKDKEDQCEDADSAVSGLS, encoded by the exons ATGACGCCTCAATCGGGTTTCCCGGCCCATGGCGACGTCGTGGACATTGGGGGAAGTGCAATGCATGGCAACGTTGGCCAGAGGCTTGAGCGTACCCTGACGGCAGTGTATAATCCCCGAGACAAGCCGACGTTGCCAGACGAGCTTCTATACGATGACATTGGCCTGCCGATTTGGAACAAGATCATTTTCACTCCCGAATTCTACCAGACGCATGACGAGATTGAGCTATTtcgccagcacggcgccaaaATTGTTGATCGTCTCGGCGCGGGTACAACCATCATCGACCTCGGCGCGGG CGATACCCGAAAGGTTGAACATCTGTTGGCCGCGTTCGAATCGGCCAGGAAACCCGCAACGTATCTTGCCCTAGACATCTCGAAGGCCTCTTTGGCCCACAACATTGCGTACTTGGTGGATAAGCATCCCATGCCCGACTCGATGGTCGACTGCGTTGGATTGTGGGGGACCTTTCAGGACGGTAAGGAGTACGTTGACGATATTGAAACGCCTCGCCTCTTTGTATCGCTGGGTTCAGTCCTCTGTAATGATCCATGGCTGCAAGCACTGAATCACCTGAAGTACTGGGCACAAGGCATGAGACCACACGATCTGCTCTTAGTCGGAATGGACGGTCATTTGCTCCccagcgacgaggccaaaATCTGGGCAGCATACCATTCTCGGGACGACCTATATCGCAGCTTTTTTCTGAACGGCTTTGAGCACGCGAACCGCCTAGTGGGCGAGAAATGGTTTTGCGAACAGGACTGGGAGTTCCTGGCCcagctggagaaggagccAACAACGCGTCATCGGTTCTTCTTCCGAGCGAAGCGTGATGTGGTGTTGAGAAAGCTTGGTCGAATCATTCAGGCTGGACAGGAACTTGATTGGTTTGATTCCCACAAGTACGGCGAGGACAGCGTCAGACTTATGTGCGCCAAGGCGGGCTTGACTGTCGTGGACGCCTGGCAAACGCCGAACTCACAATTTT TCCAGTACTTATTAAAgaccaaggacaaggaggacCAGTGTGAAGACGCCGATAGTGCAGTGTCGGGTCTCTCCTAG
- a CDS encoding uncharacterized protein (COG:S~EggNog:ENOG503P4SR) produces MGGPLIEDGRPAKRIKLDAPSQDRHRPNPVHHQICLDSHPHASSSLHSGDPTASWPPSLPLQTQPQQQQQHQPPPQQQHQQHPSLLRGHLPEVVAPAISTTEPSPSSRSLPGYHHQGQVLQAQLPRRDLHPPPHQEHAAALPTTITMVPVSPGEDLQALWSTGPDAALDGSWKWPSSSPAPMASQMLVAVQPSNALPFNSLDVFPAPSLSASTIHSEYQTPLSSAITDVEVDGPSATTRLPFTRPSPHAYKRPRYAVSSSNETVSSSSYKPPKFHSRRPTSRDSLISPFKDCLGRFGEANRRRFDRPFDGKVNGYIKFNWPKDKQSRRSSSVQAISDVPDVAEATGSGAEVESPRTSLTPVGPLPVSGPTANAAIVFVQDLDYHGFDFSGFLQHSPSPTEGFSPILSQSTAEFSTDVAPMGAPRMVPKLFGYEAKMDQTDRKFWTFYIKNWCPGRSVLQETNLWLKDFAQMHKSDGVRAAIQSLAGIYIYDYLPRDDVRKRVNERFFEAESRLSSLLADPATTTNEGRANELITIAVILSMQDIVLTERRLARPSMPRWLSGFQQGELFLQATDQGSRFWKRSNAQLSSLRISQSIIVGRAVILAQPMTELPAPATFDPEAEASRFGWLLYGSESDMYQIHGGCGFSKKLLHIMSQITYCAARLQQDPENIVVPMTTQYLLKELVQMRQWSSESKDWKSAKAGPSVADWLRGMPAGYQIDTSAEMTDVTAEAWRLTAIIYLQCRVLRLPRSHPEVLATMSDLAACIKVMPTSGFQFTAQAPLFPVFLLGLLATRPSHRAASKTWFDEVVSTPVRSSVPPLYEALQRIWQWIDNVIAITTSTSVEAEPIGHRFAWWEQLVAEVTDRENEVLCLT; encoded by the exons ATGGGCGGTCCACTGATCGAGGACGGCCGCCCTGCAAAGCGCATCAAGCTTGATGCGCCGTCGCAAGACCGTCACCGTCCCAACCCAGTTCACCACCAAATCTGCCTCGACTCTCATCCCcatgcctcctcctcattGCATTCTGGCGATCCGACAGCGTCCTGGCCTCCGTCACTACCGCTGCAAACAcaaccgcagcagcagcagcagcaccagccgccgccgcaacaacaacaccaacagcaTCCGTCCTTGCTGCGGGGACATCTTCCTGAAGTTGTCGCGCCGGCAATATCTACAACAGAACCTTCACCATCGTCTCGTTCACTGCCTGGGTATCACCACCAAGGCCAGGTGCTGCAAGCTCAATTGCCACGCCGCGACCTTCATCCCCCACCGCACCAAGAGCATGCTGCCGCTCTTCCCACGACCATAACGATGGTACCAGTGTCTCCTGGGGAGGATCTGCAAGCGCTTTGGTCCACTGGGCCCGatgccgcgctcgacggctCGTGGAAGTGGCCATCGTCATCTCCAGCACCTATGGCTTCGCAAATGCTTGTCGCCGTGCAGCCGTCAAATGCGCTCCCGTTCAACAGTCTCGACGTCTTCCCCGCACCTTCGCTATCGGCATCAACTATACACAGCGAGTATCAAACGCCGCTATCATCAG CGATTACCGATGTAGAGGTTGATGGCCCCTCAGCCACGACGCGACTGCCCTTCACGCGCCCCAGTCCTCATGCTTACAAGCGGCCGCGCTATGCTGTTTCCTCCTCAAATGAGACAGTATCAAGTTCTTCCTACAAACCGCCGAAATTCCACAGTCGCCGACCTACTAGTCGCGATAGTCTCATCAGCCCCTTCAAAGACTGTCTCGGCAGGTTTGGGGAAGCCAACAGGCGCCGATTCGACCGCCCGTTCGATGGCAAAGTCAACGGTTACATCAAGTTTAACTGGCCAAAGGACAAGCAATCCCGACGATCATCATCTGTGCAGGCGATCTCAGACGTCCCCGATGTCGCAGAGGCCACGGGATCGGGCGCCGAAGTTGAGTCACCGAGGACGTCCTTGACCCCTGTAGGCCCTTTGCCAGTGTCAGGGCCTACAGCGAACGCTGCTATCGTCTTTGTACAAGACCTCGACTACCATGGCTTCGACTTCTCAGGCTTTCTACAGCACAGCCCCAGCCCAACGGAAGGGTTCAGTCCAATACTATCCCAATCGACAGCTGAATTCTCAACGGACGTTGCCCCTATGGGCGCCCCTAGAATGGTTCCAAAACTTTTCGGATACGAGGCAAAAATGGACCAAACGGATAGGAAGTTCTGGACATTTT ACATCAAGAATTGGTGTCCAGGGAGGAGCGTGCTCCAGGAAACGAATTTATGGCTCAAAGACTTTGCCCAGATGCACAAGAGCGACGGTGTCAGAGCTGCGATTCAAAGTCTTGCTGGAATATATATCTACGACTACTTGCCCAGGGACGATGTGCGCAAGCGCGTCAACGAGAGGTTCTTTGAGGCTGAATCGCGGCTCAGCTCGCTCCTAGCTGATCCCGCTACCACAACCAATGAAGGCCGAGCCAACGAGCTCATCACCATTGCGGTGATTCTGTCTATGCAGGAT ATTGTGTTGACGGAGCGTCGACTTGCGAGGCCATCCATGCCTCGATGGCTTTCTGGCTTCCAACAGGGTGAATTGTTCTTGCAGGCAACAGACCAAGGGTCACGGTTTTGGAAGCGCTCCAACGCGCAACTCTCATCGCTTCGCATATCACAATCGATTATCGTCGGTCGAGCCGTGATTTTGGCCCAGCCTATGACAGAACTTCCAGCGCCTGCGACATTCGATCCAGAAGCTGAAGCCTCTCGATTTGGCTGGCTTTTATATGGATCAGAGAGCGACATGTACCAGATCCACGGCGGCTGTGGGTTCTCCAAAAAGCTGCTGCATATCATGAGCCAAATCACGTATTGTGCGGCACGCCTGCAGCAAGACCCGGAAAACATAGTCGTGCCGATGACCACGCAGTACCTTTTGAAAGAGTTGGTGCAGATGAGACAGTGGAGCAGCGAATCCAAAGACTGGAAGAGTGCCAAGGCTGGACCGTCTGTGGCAGATTGGCTGCGTGGCATGCCCGCAGGTTACCAGATTGACACATCTGCCGAGATGACGGATGTGACGGCCGAGGCTTGGAGACTGACGGCTATAATCTACCTACAATGCCGCGTTCTACG ATTGCCTCGAAGTCACCCTGAAGTGCTGGCCACAATGTCCGATTTGGCAGCTTGCATCAAGGTAATGCCAACGTCTGGCTTCCAGTTCACAGCACAGGCGCCACTGTTCCCAGTCTTCCTGCTGGGGCTGCTTGCGACGAGACCAAGTCACAGGGCGGCGTCTAAGACGTGGTTCGACGAGGTGGTCTCCACCCCCGTCAGAAGT AGTGTTCCACCGCTCTATGAAGCGCTTCAGCGTATTTGGCAGTGGATCGACAATGTCATTGCGATTACCACGTCAACGAGCGTCGAGGCTGAGCCCATAGGCCATCGCTTTGCCTGGTGGGAACAACTTGTCGCAGAAGTTACCGACCGGGAAAACGAAGTGCTATGCTTAACGTAA